One Phycisphaeraceae bacterium genomic region harbors:
- a CDS encoding UDP-N-acetylmuramoyl-L-alanyl-D-glutamate--2,6-diaminopimelate ligase, whose translation MKLSELIEGLGLQLIRGDAQCAVTDLTDDSRLVKRGALFIARSGTKSDGSKFIADALSKGAAAVLIEGDAPPAIALSEKVTLLSAAKIDHAFVSRLAERFFGEPGKKLQLIAVTGTNGKTTITFIVQHLLQNAGVKTGVIGTVLIDNGATRTAAELTTPGGIEFSRHLAAMVENGCRAAIAEVSSHALHQGRVGSLDFAVAIFTNLTGDHLDYHGTMEEYAAAKAMLFENLKPSAWAVVNRDDAWAGRMLRNCRARVVECRVIKSDTEGRAVSPLASDTQGASSAIASTATILHLGASHSRVQFDGPWGGVEVDLPLVGRHNVINALEAMAAANCVASIAKGLHDTLEKCPAPPGRLEPVRPSAGDASTLPTVLVDYAHTHDALENVLSALRPVTPGKLIAVFGCGGDRDRTKRPKMAAVCCRLADHVIVTSDNPRTEDPAFIIGQVLTGVPAALRPAGVRTFEVEGVDPAEIVAMSRRAPESKNGGLEVEVEPDRAAAIARAIRSASPRDTVLIAGKGHEDYQIIGTTKRHFDDREEAARALRARS comes from the coding sequence ATGAAACTCTCCGAACTCATCGAAGGCTTGGGCCTCCAACTCATCCGCGGCGACGCCCAGTGTGCCGTGACGGACCTGACCGACGATTCACGACTCGTGAAGCGCGGCGCGCTGTTCATCGCGCGCAGCGGGACGAAGTCCGACGGCTCGAAGTTCATCGCCGACGCTCTGAGCAAAGGTGCAGCCGCGGTGCTGATTGAGGGTGATGCACCGCCTGCGATCGCGCTGAGTGAAAAAGTCACGCTGCTCTCAGCCGCGAAAATCGATCACGCTTTCGTCTCGCGCCTCGCGGAGCGGTTTTTCGGCGAGCCGGGAAAAAAACTCCAGCTCATCGCGGTCACCGGCACCAATGGCAAGACCACGATCACCTTCATCGTGCAACACCTGCTGCAAAACGCGGGAGTCAAGACCGGCGTCATCGGCACGGTGCTCATCGACAACGGCGCGACACGCACCGCAGCGGAGCTGACCACCCCCGGCGGCATCGAGTTTTCCCGTCACCTGGCGGCTATGGTGGAAAACGGCTGCCGCGCCGCCATCGCGGAAGTGTCGAGCCACGCCCTGCATCAGGGCCGGGTCGGGAGCCTCGACTTCGCCGTCGCCATTTTTACCAATCTCACCGGTGATCACCTCGACTACCACGGCACGATGGAGGAATACGCAGCAGCCAAGGCGATGCTGTTTGAGAATCTCAAGCCCAGCGCCTGGGCGGTGGTCAATCGTGACGACGCCTGGGCGGGCCGGATGCTGCGAAATTGCCGCGCTCGCGTGGTCGAATGCCGCGTCATCAAAAGCGATACGGAAGGCAGGGCGGTGTCACCGCTGGCGTCCGACACGCAGGGCGCATCAAGTGCGATCGCCTCGACCGCGACGATTCTGCATCTGGGTGCGTCGCACAGCCGTGTTCAGTTTGACGGTCCGTGGGGCGGTGTGGAAGTGGACCTGCCGCTGGTGGGCAGACACAACGTCATCAACGCACTGGAAGCGATGGCCGCTGCGAACTGCGTCGCCTCGATCGCCAAGGGCCTCCACGACACGCTGGAAAAATGTCCCGCGCCGCCCGGACGACTCGAACCGGTGCGCCCGTCAGCGGGGGATGCCTCGACGCTCCCGACGGTGCTGGTCGATTACGCACACACGCATGACGCACTGGAAAACGTGCTCTCGGCACTCAGACCGGTGACGCCTGGAAAGCTGATCGCAGTGTTCGGCTGCGGCGGTGATCGAGACCGCACGAAGCGGCCGAAGATGGCTGCGGTCTGCTGTCGTCTGGCGGATCACGTCATTGTCACCAGCGACAATCCGCGCACGGAAGACCCGGCTTTCATCATCGGTCAGGTGCTCACGGGTGTGCCTGCAGCGTTGCGGCCGGCGGGGGTTCGCACTTTCGAGGTCGAGGGAGTCGATCCGGCGGAGATCGTCGCAATGTCGCGGCGCGCGCCGGAGTCGAAGAACGGCGGGCTGGAAGTGGAAGTCGAACCGGACCGCGCGGCCGCGATCGCGCGGGCGATCCGATCCGCCTCACCACGAGACACGGTGTTGATCGCGGGCAAGGGGCATGAGGATTACCAGATCATTGGAACAACCAAGCGGCACTTTGACGACCGTGAAGAAGCAGCCAGGGCGCTCCGGGCCAGGAGTTGA
- a CDS encoding ParB-like nuclease domain-containing protein, whose amino-acid sequence MSLTLIPIAQLRVHPANANVMPPPLFAKLAAHLERTDRYPPIIVRPLSAEEGEPVYQILDGHHRVKALAQLGRREARCLVWPVDEGEALLLLSTLNRLSGRDDPHKRAALLEELAQRRGVELETLTRDLPEDLHSLKALLALRQTPPPAPPKALADFPVAVHFFLLPQQRRRLEARLRELGESREAALMSLVDRTDGSTAPADSLRVS is encoded by the coding sequence ATGTCTTTGACACTCATTCCCATAGCGCAGCTCCGTGTGCATCCTGCGAACGCCAACGTCATGCCGCCGCCGCTGTTTGCCAAGCTCGCAGCTCATCTGGAGCGCACGGATCGTTATCCGCCGATCATCGTCCGCCCGCTGTCCGCTGAGGAAGGCGAGCCTGTGTATCAGATCCTTGATGGTCATCACCGGGTCAAAGCGCTGGCGCAGCTTGGGCGGCGTGAAGCCCGCTGTCTGGTCTGGCCGGTCGATGAAGGTGAAGCGCTGTTGCTGCTTTCGACGTTGAATCGGCTGTCGGGTCGGGATGATCCGCACAAGCGAGCGGCATTGCTTGAGGAGTTGGCGCAGCGGCGGGGGGTTGAGCTGGAAACACTCACGCGCGATCTTCCGGAAGATCTCCACAGCCTCAAAGCGCTGCTTGCGCTGCGGCAGACGCCGCCTCCGGCTCCGCCCAAAGCCCTGGCGGATTTTCCCGTAGCGGTTCACTTTTTTCTCCTGCCTCAGCAACGCCGTCGTCTGGAAGCGCGGCTGCGCGAGCTGGGCGAGTCGCGCGAGGCGGCGCTCATGTCGCTCGTCGATCGCACTGACGGATCGACGGCGCCTGCCGATTCGCTGCGCGTTTCCTGA
- a CDS encoding phospho-N-acetylmuramoyl-pentapeptide-transferase produces the protein MIPVLVSYFREYLPGYFRVLEYPEFRAIIGLIFAFLFVLMFGKRTIRWLLKLKIGDSPEFYNQSLNELTKSKANTPTMGGILVAGAILVTTLLLADLRSFYVHMGLICLVWLHVLGLVDDWLKLTGARQKTKRREGLYGPEKLLFQFGLALLLGIFIHHHGATKLLDDPNHISVMSHSVTLPLAKTWVKNAMGNWVPSPELIVLGTWSFVALSVVVIAGSSNAVNLTDGMDGLASGIMAIVAFAFMILALIAGREELAKFLLVPYIPRSDELAIIAGAMCGSCLGFLWFNCHPAQMFMGDTGSLPLGGLIGYIAVVIRQEFLLLIIGGVFVFELGSVVLQVVYFKLTKGKRIFKCTPIHHHFHLSGWNEQMIVTRFWLISAILAAIALATIKLR, from the coding sequence ATGATTCCAGTCCTGGTCAGCTACTTCCGCGAATACCTGCCCGGCTATTTCCGCGTGCTGGAATACCCGGAGTTCCGCGCGATCATCGGCCTGATCTTTGCGTTTTTGTTTGTGCTGATGTTCGGCAAGCGGACGATCCGCTGGCTGCTGAAGCTGAAGATCGGCGATTCGCCGGAGTTTTACAACCAGTCGCTCAACGAGCTGACGAAAAGCAAAGCCAACACACCGACGATGGGCGGGATACTCGTCGCCGGGGCGATTCTCGTGACGACGCTGCTGCTGGCGGACCTGCGCAGCTTTTACGTTCACATGGGGCTGATCTGTCTGGTGTGGCTGCATGTTCTGGGATTGGTGGATGACTGGCTCAAGCTCACGGGTGCGCGGCAGAAGACCAAACGCCGTGAGGGGCTTTACGGACCGGAGAAGCTGCTCTTTCAGTTTGGGCTGGCGCTGCTGCTGGGGATTTTCATTCACCACCACGGCGCGACGAAGCTCCTGGACGACCCCAATCATATTTCCGTGATGAGCCACAGCGTGACGCTGCCGCTGGCGAAGACCTGGGTTAAAAACGCGATGGGCAACTGGGTTCCCTCGCCGGAACTGATCGTGCTGGGCACGTGGTCGTTCGTGGCGTTATCCGTCGTCGTGATCGCCGGCTCGTCCAATGCGGTGAACCTGACCGACGGGATGGACGGGCTGGCGAGCGGGATCATGGCGATCGTGGCGTTTGCGTTCATGATCCTCGCGTTGATCGCCGGTCGTGAGGAGCTGGCGAAGTTTCTGCTGGTGCCTTACATCCCCCGGAGCGATGAGCTGGCGATCATTGCCGGCGCGATGTGCGGCAGTTGTCTCGGCTTTTTGTGGTTCAACTGCCATCCGGCGCAGATGTTCATGGGCGACACCGGCTCGCTGCCGCTGGGCGGGTTGATCGGCTACATCGCGGTGGTGATCCGGCAGGAGTTTCTGCTGCTGATCATCGGCGGGGTGTTCGTGTTCGAGCTGGGGAGCGTCGTCCTTCAGGTCGTCTATTTCAAGCTCACCAAAGGCAAGCGCATCTTCAAATGCACGCCGATCCACCATCACTTCCATCTCTCAGGTTGGAACGAACAGATGATCGTCACGCGCTTCTGGCTCATCAGCGCGATCCTGGCTGCCATCGCGCTGGCGACGATCAAGCTGCGGTGA
- a CDS encoding ATP-binding cassette domain-containing protein, whose amino-acid sequence MPATLTLPLSLTRPSAVQPSPNVLAVAGMFGLGLDTQRDMTIIAPFSLTLTCGQVVFITGPSGSGKSSLLRLISAALKTQPRVRVIDLNVLDARIPEHLPLVDTFAHHDLDGSLRFLALAGLSDAFVLLRTTAELSEGQRYRLRLAHALAAADVVTCEDSDTMVVLLADEFGATLDRLTAAVIARNLSRLVRQRVGLCLIAATTHDDLLESLDPDLLLEKHLGERLDLHTRAAQEAKP is encoded by the coding sequence ATGCCCGCCACTCTCACGCTCCCACTGTCGCTGACTCGTCCCTCGGCTGTTCAACCATCACCCAACGTCCTGGCGGTGGCGGGGATGTTCGGCCTGGGTCTCGACACGCAGCGCGATATGACCATCATCGCGCCGTTCTCCCTGACGCTCACTTGCGGGCAGGTGGTCTTCATCACCGGTCCGAGCGGCAGCGGAAAAAGCTCTCTGCTGCGACTCATCAGCGCCGCCCTGAAAACTCAGCCGCGTGTCCGCGTGATCGACCTGAACGTCCTCGACGCCCGCATCCCGGAGCACCTGCCGCTGGTGGACACGTTCGCTCATCACGATCTCGACGGCTCGCTGCGTTTCCTCGCATTGGCGGGGTTGAGTGACGCCTTTGTTCTGCTGCGCACGACAGCCGAGCTTTCCGAGGGCCAGCGCTATCGTCTGCGTCTGGCTCACGCGCTGGCTGCTGCGGATGTCGTCACCTGCGAAGACAGCGACACGATGGTCGTACTGCTGGCCGATGAGTTCGGTGCTACGCTCGACCGGCTGACTGCTGCGGTGATCGCGCGGAATCTCAGCCGTCTGGTTCGGCAGCGGGTCGGCCTCTGCCTCATCGCCGCCACGACGCACGATGATCTGCTCGAAAGTCTCGATCCCGATCTGCTGCTGGAAAAACATCTGGGCGAACGGCTGGACCTTCACACGCGCGCAGCGCAGGAGGCCAAGCCGTGA
- a CDS encoding LexA family transcriptional regulator, producing MKTVGQIIRERREAMNLTLAAVAEQAGLTKSYLSMIENHKVSNPPSHKALEELEKALRTDPGELIRAADWQNTPAELRQRLEIAEDAARRGRDLAVWLKETRKDAGKSLDKLFTSGELARRVAAAFKRSDEESAQASAADEAAKLKLGQRVPVINRVQAGYPTDFTDLGYPARVADEYLACPDVGDPNAFATRVVGESMLPEYREGDIVVFSPSAKVTDGSDCFVRLEPDHETTFKRIFFEKNGRKQQIRLQPLNPKFPPTVYDRDHVAGLYRAVWRMQRV from the coding sequence ATGAAAACCGTTGGCCAGATCATCCGGGAGCGTCGCGAGGCGATGAATCTGACGCTCGCCGCCGTCGCCGAACAGGCGGGGTTGACCAAGAGCTACCTGTCGATGATCGAAAATCACAAGGTGAGCAATCCCCCGTCGCACAAAGCTCTGGAGGAGCTGGAAAAGGCGTTGCGCACGGACCCGGGGGAGTTGATCCGGGCTGCGGACTGGCAGAACACGCCGGCGGAGCTGCGTCAGCGGCTGGAGATCGCCGAGGACGCCGCCCGTCGCGGCCGCGATCTGGCGGTCTGGCTCAAAGAGACGCGCAAGGATGCCGGAAAGAGTCTGGACAAGCTGTTCACCAGCGGCGAGCTGGCCAGGCGGGTAGCCGCCGCTTTCAAACGCAGCGACGAGGAAAGCGCGCAGGCGTCAGCCGCAGACGAAGCCGCCAAGCTCAAGCTCGGCCAGCGAGTGCCGGTGATCAACCGCGTGCAGGCCGGTTATCCAACCGACTTTACTGATCTGGGCTATCCCGCGCGGGTGGCTGATGAATACCTGGCCTGCCCGGACGTGGGCGATCCCAACGCCTTCGCCACGCGCGTCGTCGGCGAGTCGATGCTGCCCGAATACCGCGAGGGAGACATCGTGGTCTTTTCCCCGTCAGCTAAGGTGACGGACGGCAGCGATTGCTTCGTGCGTCTGGAACCAGATCACGAGACGACCTTCAAGCGGATCTTTTTTGAAAAGAACGGGCGCAAGCAGCAGATCCGACTTCAGCCGTTAAACCCGAAGTTTCCGCCGACGGTGTATGACCGCGATCATGTCGCGGGCCTCTACCGCGCGGTATGGCGCATGCAGCGGGTGTGA
- a CDS encoding UDP-N-acetylmuramoyl-tripeptide--D-alanyl-D-alanine ligase → MKKQPGRSGPGVEERIGARGVMDFWTPKNFAKVTGGSWLAAADPDVMLSGVGTNSREIRPREAFIALKGAKFDGHDFLDAAARSGAALLIVSDEAKARAFLSSRQENAERSTGVLLVADTLAALQQLAAAYRDTLAAAGCKVIAVVGSNGKTTTRNLIHTALSSTLKGTQSPKSFNNHIGVPLTILSTRIASQPTDASPAQQATALPAGDQFVVVEVGTNHPGEIESLAQIVRPDIAVVTSIGEEHMEFFGTLDGVAREEAAILKYVKPDGAAVIEGAVMESYFQRLGLLPPHLEVVIYGRHAQSVCDFSDDPQVIQDDAAQTFTVDGGAVRVTLPLVGRYNAVNALAALCVGRRLGVQLDAMAAALARTVPVEMRLNVRRLASAAGAITIINDAYNANLASVTGAIMTLRQFALPAGGRRVAILGDMFELGAYAPDLHRSIGRTIAERDTQTWEGEPDRNHPKIHLVIFIGQLSLFAAEALAKLWSQDRIVAFPIWDDSVPAQVAALLRGGDTVLIKASRGMKLERLLPAIEEKFR, encoded by the coding sequence GTGAAGAAGCAGCCAGGGCGCTCCGGGCCAGGAGTTGAGGAGCGCATCGGCGCTCGAGGTGTCATGGATTTCTGGACGCCGAAAAACTTCGCGAAGGTCACGGGCGGGAGCTGGCTCGCCGCAGCCGATCCGGACGTGATGCTGTCGGGTGTCGGCACGAATTCGCGTGAGATCCGGCCGCGCGAGGCTTTCATCGCGCTCAAGGGTGCGAAGTTCGACGGTCACGATTTTCTCGATGCGGCCGCTCGATCCGGCGCAGCCCTGCTGATCGTCAGCGACGAAGCCAAGGCGCGGGCGTTTCTGAGCAGCCGACAGGAAAACGCGGAGCGCTCTACCGGCGTCCTGCTCGTTGCCGACACGCTCGCCGCTCTGCAACAACTCGCGGCAGCCTACCGTGACACGCTGGCGGCGGCGGGCTGCAAGGTCATCGCGGTCGTCGGCTCCAACGGCAAAACCACCACCCGAAATCTCATCCACACCGCGCTTTCCTCGACCCTCAAAGGCACACAAAGCCCCAAGAGTTTCAACAACCACATCGGCGTGCCGCTGACCATCCTGAGCACACGCATCGCTTCTCAACCAACGGACGCTTCGCCAGCACAGCAAGCGACGGCACTGCCTGCCGGAGATCAGTTCGTGGTCGTCGAGGTCGGCACCAATCATCCCGGTGAAATCGAATCGCTGGCGCAGATCGTCCGCCCGGATATCGCGGTGGTCACGTCGATCGGCGAGGAGCACATGGAGTTCTTCGGCACGCTCGACGGCGTCGCCCGCGAGGAAGCGGCGATCCTGAAATATGTGAAGCCCGACGGCGCAGCGGTGATCGAAGGCGCGGTGATGGAATCCTATTTCCAGCGGCTCGGTCTGCTCCCGCCTCATCTGGAGGTCGTGATCTATGGCCGCCATGCACAGAGCGTCTGTGATTTTTCCGATGACCCGCAGGTGATTCAGGACGACGCAGCGCAGACCTTCACAGTGGACGGCGGCGCGGTGCGGGTGACGCTGCCTCTGGTGGGGCGGTATAACGCGGTCAATGCGCTGGCGGCGCTGTGCGTCGGTCGGCGGCTGGGCGTGCAACTGGACGCGATGGCGGCTGCGCTGGCGCGCACCGTGCCGGTGGAGATGCGGCTCAACGTCCGCCGTCTCGCATCGGCAGCGGGTGCGATCACCATCATCAACGATGCGTACAACGCCAACCTCGCGTCCGTCACCGGCGCGATCATGACGCTCCGGCAGTTCGCGCTGCCTGCCGGCGGTCGGCGCGTGGCGATCCTGGGTGATATGTTCGAGCTGGGCGCGTACGCGCCCGATCTGCATCGGAGCATTGGCCGGACCATCGCCGAACGCGACACGCAGACCTGGGAGGGCGAGCCGGACCGCAACCATCCGAAAATCCATCTGGTGATCTTCATCGGGCAGCTTTCGCTCTTTGCCGCGGAAGCACTGGCGAAGCTCTGGTCGCAGGACCGCATCGTGGCTTTCCCGATATGGGATGATTCCGTGCCGGCGCAGGTGGCGGCGTTGCTCCGGGGCGGCGATACGGTGCTCATCAAGGCGTCACGCGGGATGAAGCTCGAGCGTCTGCTGCCGGCGATCGAGGAGAAGTTTCGTTGA
- a CDS encoding glycogen debranching enzyme family protein, whose protein sequence is MHSDFITHDLKFNGADDALREREWLLTNGTGAFAMGTAAGINTRRYHGLLIASTKPPVGRVMTLNQVLEEIQIGSETIGFTSCLFQGSGGELITEPHGDRWLRRFERGLGVRWTYRHERVEMTRTLSLHWKEQAATIRYRVKMLPSSAKDKPTQPVNLRLAPMLTLRDFHSLSRRDDVESLTAAQAGMPTVGQAGKIFASMATPPTLARTADAVTVRRPAATVTLRCPGSRFTGHAQWWYAVHYPVDRERGQDDHEDYYLPGQFEAQIDPAGETQIVLTVALGDHAAPPAPDDDKIRIDHLRPMLEKVTAAVGKAGQKPAASVHGGSVSTPTDPKLPTLLTLAADDFVVDRFFQGERLATVVAGYPWFADWGRDTFIAFHGLFLTTGRYADARSCLKTFANAIQGGLIPNLFNDYDDTAARYNTVDASLWYIHAAVEYVNASGDTDAWSQWLCAACVSIIEAYIRGTGGDDDAAPLIRMAGDGLITAGAPWTQLTWMDAASGGVIFTPRAGKAVDINALWFNALTVMTAMLTKHPPLDPARAQHYRKLTGRITRSFAKVFWDEERRHLIDHVWVDAEGVEHRDVSLRPNQLLTVSLPNSPIPRTRQADVMAAVKSELLTPYGLRTLPESDPHYHAIYSGPQFERDSAYHQGTIWPWLIGPYAEAVLRIGRFSDSAKAEARGVLLPLLDFMRKRSLGQLYEIHEARWPHRPVGCMAQAWSVAELLRVLALC, encoded by the coding sequence ATGCACTCCGATTTCATCACGCATGATCTGAAGTTCAACGGCGCGGATGACGCGCTGCGCGAACGCGAGTGGCTGCTGACCAACGGCACCGGTGCCTTCGCGATGGGTACCGCTGCGGGGATCAACACCCGGCGCTATCACGGCCTGCTCATCGCTTCGACCAAGCCGCCCGTCGGTCGCGTGATGACGCTTAACCAGGTCCTCGAAGAAATCCAGATCGGTTCAGAAACCATCGGGTTCACCTCCTGTCTATTCCAAGGCTCCGGCGGGGAGTTGATCACCGAGCCGCATGGCGATCGCTGGCTGCGCCGCTTTGAGCGCGGGCTGGGAGTTCGCTGGACTTACCGTCATGAGCGCGTCGAGATGACGCGCACGCTGAGCCTGCACTGGAAAGAGCAGGCCGCGACGATCCGCTATCGCGTGAAGATGCTGCCCTCGTCGGCGAAGGACAAGCCGACCCAGCCGGTCAATCTCCGGCTTGCGCCGATGCTGACGCTGCGGGACTTTCACAGCCTGTCACGGCGTGACGATGTGGAGTCGCTGACTGCGGCGCAGGCGGGGATGCCGACGGTCGGGCAGGCGGGCAAGATCTTCGCTTCGATGGCGACGCCGCCGACGTTGGCGCGTACCGCCGACGCGGTGACGGTGCGTCGTCCCGCCGCCACGGTTACGCTGCGCTGTCCCGGCTCGCGTTTCACCGGTCACGCCCAGTGGTGGTATGCCGTCCACTATCCGGTCGATCGTGAGCGCGGACAGGATGACCATGAGGATTACTACCTGCCCGGTCAGTTTGAGGCACAGATCGACCCAGCGGGAGAAACGCAGATCGTCCTGACGGTCGCGCTGGGAGATCACGCAGCTCCACCCGCGCCGGACGATGACAAGATTCGGATCGATCATCTGCGTCCGATGCTGGAGAAGGTCACAGCCGCCGTCGGCAAGGCGGGGCAAAAGCCTGCCGCGTCGGTTCATGGCGGGAGTGTCAGCACGCCGACCGATCCGAAGCTGCCGACCCTGCTGACACTGGCGGCGGATGACTTCGTGGTGGATCGCTTTTTTCAGGGCGAGCGACTGGCGACCGTCGTGGCGGGCTATCCGTGGTTTGCCGATTGGGGCCGCGACACGTTCATCGCGTTTCACGGATTGTTCCTGACCACCGGCCGCTATGCCGACGCCCGGTCGTGCCTCAAAACATTCGCCAACGCGATCCAGGGCGGCCTGATTCCCAATCTGTTCAACGACTACGACGACACCGCAGCCCGATACAACACCGTCGATGCGAGCCTGTGGTACATCCATGCAGCGGTGGAATATGTCAACGCCAGCGGCGACACGGACGCCTGGAGCCAGTGGCTCTGCGCCGCGTGCGTGAGCATCATCGAGGCGTACATCCGCGGCACCGGCGGCGACGATGACGCGGCACCGCTGATCCGCATGGCCGGCGACGGCCTGATCACCGCAGGCGCACCCTGGACGCAACTGACGTGGATGGATGCCGCCAGCGGCGGCGTGATCTTCACCCCGCGTGCCGGTAAAGCGGTGGACATCAACGCGCTGTGGTTTAACGCCCTGACCGTGATGACCGCGATGCTCACCAAGCATCCGCCGCTCGATCCCGCCCGGGCGCAGCATTACCGCAAGCTCACCGGTCGGATCACCCGTTCATTCGCCAAGGTGTTCTGGGATGAGGAGCGTCGCCACCTGATCGATCACGTATGGGTCGATGCGGAAGGGGTGGAGCATCGCGATGTCTCGCTGCGGCCGAACCAACTGCTGACGGTGAGCCTGCCGAATTCGCCGATCCCGCGGACGCGGCAGGCGGACGTGATGGCCGCGGTGAAGTCGGAACTGCTCACGCCGTATGGATTGCGCACTTTGCCGGAGAGCGATCCGCACTATCACGCGATTTACAGCGGGCCGCAGTTTGAGCGTGACTCGGCTTATCACCAGGGGACGATCTGGCCGTGGCTGATCGGACCGTACGCCGAGGCGGTGCTGCGCATAGGCCGATTTTCCGACTCGGCAAAGGCGGAGGCGCGCGGAGTGCTGCTGCCCCTGCTGGATTTCATGCGGAAACGCAGCCTGGGACAGTTGTATGAGATTCACGAAGCGCGGTGGCCGCATCGCCCGGTGGGATGTATGGCCCAGGCGTGGAGCGTCGCGGAACTCCTCCGCGTGCTGGCGCTGTGTTGA